The following proteins are encoded in a genomic region of Polyangiaceae bacterium:
- the rplS gene encoding 50S ribosomal protein L19: MLTSNVLAKIETPQLREGLPEFRVGDTVRVHYRIVEGEKERIQVFQGVVLKRHRAGARSTFTVRKVSFNVGVERVFPLHTPRIDKIEVVSRGIVRRSRLFYLRSLTGKAARVRDAKDT, encoded by the coding sequence ATGCTCACGTCGAACGTACTTGCGAAGATCGAAACCCCGCAGCTCCGTGAGGGGCTCCCGGAGTTCCGGGTTGGCGACACTGTCCGTGTCCACTACCGCATCGTCGAAGGCGAAAAGGAGCGCATTCAGGTCTTTCAAGGTGTCGTGCTGAAGCGTCACCGAGCTGGTGCGCGCAGCACGTTCACCGTGCGCAAGGTCAGCTTCAACGTGGGCGTCGAGCGCGTTTTCCCCTTGCACACGCCGCGTATCGACAAGATCGAGGTCGTGTCGCGCGGCATCGTGCGTCGCTCGCGTCTGTTCTATTTGCGTTCGCTCACGGGCAAGGCTGCTCGCGTGCGCGACGCCAAAGATACCTGA
- a CDS encoding KH domain-containing protein, with protein MGMDCTVDLLENEPEDPPEEIRLEIEGNDAGRIIGKKGTTLSALQFLTNRVINRPGRQRRHVIIDAEGYRARREETLTTMARRLGKQAVDEGKIITFEPMNPQDRRVVHMALAKFPGVVTKSDGEGDARRVQIIPVRR; from the coding sequence ATGGGCATGGATTGCACCGTCGACTTGCTCGAGAACGAGCCCGAGGATCCTCCCGAGGAGATTCGACTCGAGATCGAAGGCAACGATGCGGGTCGCATCATTGGCAAGAAGGGAACGACGCTTTCAGCGCTTCAGTTCCTTACGAACCGCGTCATAAACCGGCCTGGTCGTCAACGCAGGCATGTGATCATCGATGCCGAGGGTTATCGAGCGCGTCGCGAAGAAACGCTCACCACGATGGCTCGCCGCCTTGGCAAGCAGGCCGTCGACGAAGGCAAGATCATCACGTTCGAACCGATGAACCCTCAGGATCGGCGCGTCGTTCACATGGCGCTCGCGAAGTTTCCTGGCGTGGTCACCAAGAGCGATGGTGAAGGCGACGCGCGTCGCGTGCAGATCATCCCCGTTCGTCGCTGA